One window of the Agrobacterium larrymoorei genome contains the following:
- the hisC gene encoding histidinol-phosphate transaminase, whose amino-acid sequence MSAELNQPVPRPGILDIAAYVPGKEHVDGVAKVYKLSSNETPLGASPKAIEAFKAAASNLEIYPDGQAVALRQAIADVHGLNPANIICGNGSDELLGLLCHVYLGAGDEAIITEHGFLVYKIQIMGAGATPVTVKETDCTVNVDAIIDAVTPRTKMVFIANPGNPTGTYVPVSEIRRLQATLPKNVILVLDAAYAEYVRKNDYEAGLELVSGNGNVVMTRTFSKVYGLAALRVGWMYAPAAIIDALNRVRGPFNMNAPAIAAGAAAIRDQAFMQQAVAHNLLWLDRLTSVFTELGLKVTPSVTNFVLIHFPDEDGKRAADADEFLSRRGYILRAVRGYGFANALRMTVGSEEANLGVIAALKEFMGQA is encoded by the coding sequence ATGAGTGCAGAGCTTAACCAACCTGTTCCGCGTCCGGGTATCCTGGATATCGCCGCCTATGTTCCGGGCAAGGAGCATGTGGACGGTGTGGCCAAGGTCTATAAGCTCTCCTCCAACGAAACACCGCTTGGCGCGAGCCCCAAGGCGATCGAAGCCTTCAAGGCGGCGGCGTCCAATCTTGAGATCTACCCGGACGGTCAGGCAGTGGCACTGCGTCAGGCGATTGCCGATGTTCACGGCCTGAACCCGGCCAATATCATCTGCGGCAATGGTTCGGATGAATTGCTCGGCCTGCTCTGCCACGTCTATCTCGGTGCGGGCGACGAGGCGATCATCACCGAACACGGCTTTCTCGTCTACAAGATCCAGATCATGGGCGCAGGCGCCACGCCGGTCACCGTCAAGGAAACGGATTGCACGGTCAATGTCGACGCGATCATCGACGCGGTTACGCCGAGGACGAAGATGGTGTTCATCGCCAATCCGGGCAATCCGACAGGCACCTATGTTCCGGTTTCGGAAATCCGTCGTCTCCAGGCGACGCTGCCGAAGAATGTCATTCTGGTTCTCGACGCGGCTTACGCCGAATATGTGCGCAAGAATGATTATGAAGCGGGTCTTGAGCTCGTTTCCGGCAACGGCAACGTGGTCATGACCCGCACCTTCTCCAAGGTCTACGGTCTGGCAGCGCTGCGCGTCGGCTGGATGTATGCACCGGCTGCCATCATCGATGCGCTGAACCGCGTGCGTGGCCCCTTCAACATGAATGCGCCTGCCATTGCCGCAGGCGCTGCGGCCATTCGCGATCAGGCCTTCATGCAGCAGGCCGTAGCGCATAACCTTCTGTGGCTCGACAGATTGACTTCGGTCTTCACCGAGCTTGGCCTGAAGGTCACCCCCTCCGTCACCAACTTCGTTCTCATTCATTTCCCCGATGAGGATGGCAAGCGTGCTGCCGATGCTGACGAGTTCTTGAGCCGCCGTGGCTATATCCTGCGCGCGGTGCGGGGCTACGGCTTTGCCAATGCGCTGCGCATGACGGTCGGCTCGGAAGAGGCCAATCTCGGCGTCATCGCCGCGCTCAAAGAGTTTATGGGTCAGGCGTGA
- a CDS encoding amino acid ABC transporter ATP-binding protein — protein sequence MIELTNIEKRFGDAVILKDITLSFPEGSVTALVGPSGGGKSTLLRCINLLELPSEGTVRIGSDSVSFHHGRKVAWQEIQKIRRQTGMVFQNFQLFPHRTAIENVMEGLLVVQKWPIEKARTRAMELLTKVGMAHKADAWPANLSGGQQQRVAIARALAPSPKVLLCDEPTSALDPELSAEVVDVLGQLAREGTTMVMATHDLRLASKIASLVVFLEAGKVVETGSSDVIFRAPQQERTRRFVSSINAAQTLS from the coding sequence ATGATCGAACTCACCAACATCGAAAAGCGCTTTGGCGACGCCGTGATCCTGAAGGACATTACGCTGAGCTTTCCGGAAGGCAGCGTGACGGCTCTCGTCGGGCCTTCGGGCGGCGGCAAAAGCACGCTACTGCGCTGCATCAACCTGCTTGAACTGCCGAGCGAAGGCACGGTGCGGATCGGCTCGGACAGCGTGTCCTTCCATCATGGTCGTAAGGTCGCATGGCAGGAAATCCAAAAGATCCGCCGCCAGACGGGCATGGTGTTCCAGAATTTCCAGCTCTTCCCCCACAGGACCGCGATTGAGAACGTCATGGAAGGCCTTCTCGTCGTGCAGAAATGGCCGATTGAAAAAGCGCGTACGAGAGCGATGGAGCTTTTGACAAAGGTCGGTATGGCGCACAAGGCGGATGCCTGGCCTGCGAATCTCTCAGGCGGCCAACAGCAGCGTGTCGCGATTGCCCGTGCCCTTGCACCGTCACCCAAGGTTCTGCTCTGCGACGAACCGACCTCGGCGCTCGATCCCGAACTCTCCGCAGAAGTGGTCGACGTCCTGGGGCAATTGGCGCGGGAAGGCACGACCATGGTCATGGCAACGCATGATCTGCGCCTCGCCTCAAAGATCGCCAGCCTTGTCGTGTTTCTGGAAGCCGGCAAGGTGGTTGAGACCGGCAGCTCGGACGTGATCTTCCGGGCCCCGCAGCAGGAGCGGACACGGCGTTTCGTCTCCTCCATCAACGCGGCCCAAACCCTGTCATAG
- a CDS encoding gamma-glutamylcyclotransferase, producing the protein MDDFWVFGYGSLMWNPGFPFEERQRARLFGYRRALCIRSNHYRGTEERPGLVLGLERGGSCLGVAFRVKASGRKPVLDYLRERELVTNVYKERQIMVSLEDGRRLNALTYVADPCHPQYVGGLEVDDAASIIRNAEGSSGPNADYVFNTVEHLKAIGIRDALLEKIAAHVGDGAEAK; encoded by the coding sequence ATGGACGATTTTTGGGTCTTTGGCTACGGTTCGCTAATGTGGAACCCTGGCTTCCCTTTTGAGGAGCGCCAGCGAGCGCGGTTATTCGGCTATAGGCGAGCGCTTTGCATCCGCTCCAACCATTACCGCGGCACGGAGGAAAGGCCGGGGCTGGTGCTGGGTCTCGAGCGCGGCGGCTCCTGCCTTGGCGTTGCTTTCCGGGTCAAGGCGTCGGGCCGCAAGCCAGTGCTCGATTATCTGCGGGAGCGGGAACTGGTGACGAATGTCTACAAGGAACGCCAGATCATGGTGAGCCTTGAAGACGGTCGGCGGCTGAACGCGCTGACCTATGTGGCCGATCCTTGCCACCCGCAATATGTCGGTGGTCTGGAGGTGGATGATGCCGCCTCGATCATCCGTAACGCGGAGGGCAGCTCCGGCCCCAACGCCGATTACGTCTTCAACACGGTAGAGCATCTGAAGGCCATCGGCATTCGCGATGCACTTCTGGAAAAGATCGCGGCTCATGTCGGGGATGGAGCAGAAGCGAAGTAG
- a CDS encoding prephenate/arogenate dehydrogenase family protein — protein sequence MADILFERIALIGIGLIGSSIARDIKERGLAREVVVSTRSEETLKRAEELELGTSYTTSVADAVREADLVIVSVPVGASEDVAKQIAPHLKAGAIVTDVGSTKASVIAQMAPHMPEHVHFIPGHPLAGTEKSGPDAGFAGLFRDRWCIFTPLPGTDAAALDRLKGFWLALGSRVDEMDPEHHDKVLAIVSHLPHIIAYNIVGTADDLSTVTESEVIKYSASGFRDFTRLAASDPTMWRDICLHNKDAILEMLARFSEDLAYLQRAIRWGEGDKLFELFSRTRDIRRSIVQAGQDVDAPDFGRHSLDQKK from the coding sequence ATGGCAGACATTCTGTTCGAACGCATCGCGCTGATCGGCATCGGCCTGATCGGCTCGTCCATTGCTCGTGATATCAAAGAACGCGGCCTCGCACGCGAGGTGGTCGTCTCGACGCGAAGCGAAGAGACGCTGAAGCGCGCCGAGGAGTTGGAACTGGGGACATCCTACACTACCTCGGTGGCTGATGCCGTGAGGGAGGCCGACCTCGTCATCGTCTCGGTTCCCGTCGGCGCATCCGAAGATGTGGCAAAGCAGATCGCGCCACATCTGAAGGCGGGCGCGATCGTGACCGATGTCGGCTCCACAAAGGCATCCGTCATCGCGCAGATGGCGCCGCATATGCCGGAGCATGTGCATTTCATCCCCGGACACCCGCTGGCGGGTACGGAAAAATCCGGCCCGGACGCCGGCTTTGCCGGTCTCTTTCGCGATCGCTGGTGCATCTTCACGCCGCTGCCCGGCACGGATGCTGCCGCGCTCGATCGTCTGAAAGGTTTCTGGCTGGCGCTCGGTTCGCGCGTTGACGAGATGGACCCGGAGCATCACGACAAGGTGCTGGCGATCGTCTCGCATCTTCCGCACATCATCGCCTATAATATCGTCGGCACCGCGGACGATCTTTCGACGGTCACCGAGTCGGAAGTGATCAAATACTCCGCCTCGGGCTTTCGTGATTTCACCCGACTGGCGGCATCCGATCCCACAATGTGGCGCGATATCTGCCTGCACAACAAGGATGCGATCCTCGAAATGCTGGCGCGGTTTTCGGAAGACCTGGCCTATCTGCAGCGCGCGATCCGCTGGGGCGAGGGCGACAAGCTGTTCGAGCTATTTTCTCGCACCCGCGATATTCGCCGCTCTATCGTTCAGGCGGGCCAGGACGTCGATGCGCCGGACTTCGGCCGCCATTCGCTGGACCAGAAGAAATAG
- a CDS encoding TetR/AcrR family transcriptional regulator: protein MARTRKIKTDDILDAAERVVMRDGAAGLSIDAVAQEAGVSKSRVVYDHKSKSALLEALIDRHMTAEESRIREAVGSHGKAPHPELFGRISLAEEAPDDIDRAVCLAISAAMSSEEKLHERMRAWTKADLEAMKAGPRPRAALLAYLALTGLCCMELFDFHRWETGERHDILDGIKDIYASLPDKK from the coding sequence ATGGCTAGAACGCGCAAGATCAAAACCGACGATATTCTCGATGCTGCCGAGCGCGTTGTCATGCGCGATGGCGCGGCAGGGCTCTCCATCGATGCGGTGGCGCAGGAAGCCGGGGTCAGCAAGTCGCGTGTCGTCTATGATCACAAATCGAAAAGCGCGCTTCTTGAAGCGCTGATTGATCGCCACATGACCGCCGAAGAAAGCCGTATCCGCGAGGCCGTCGGTTCCCATGGCAAAGCACCTCATCCAGAGCTTTTTGGCCGGATCAGCCTGGCGGAAGAAGCGCCGGACGATATCGACCGTGCTGTGTGCCTCGCCATTTCGGCAGCCATGTCCAGCGAGGAAAAGCTTCATGAGCGCATGCGGGCATGGACGAAGGCCGACCTCGAAGCGATGAAGGCTGGCCCTCGCCCGCGAGCAGCGCTTCTCGCCTATCTTGCCCTGACAGGTCTCTGTTGCATGGAACTGTTCGATTTTCATCGTTGGGAGACCGGCGAAAGGCACGACATTCTTGATGGCATCAAAGACATCTACGCTTCATTACCCGATAAAAAATGA
- a CDS encoding efflux RND transporter permease subunit yields the protein MAQLFIRRPILAWVFALFISIAGIIAIPFLPIAQYPKVAPPQLTISTSYPGASPQEIYQGVTRLIEDELNGVEGLMYFESTSDTAGQVSINATFQAGTNINQASVDVQNAIRRVEARLPSAVASQGVTVEEASSGFLMFITLTSTDGTMDEVALGDYLNRNVLGELRRIEGVGRAQLFSAQRAMRVWIDADKLVGLNLTAADINSAITSQNAQVAAGQIGAAPNPVSQDLTATVLVKGQLTDTKEFGNIVLRANSDGSSVRLKDVARIELGAETYNFSSRLNGQPSAAVGIQLSSTGNAVATSKAVTAKLEELSRFFPSGVAYSVPYDTSPFVSASIEKVMHTLVEAIILVFVVMFVFLQNFRYTVIPTLVVPVALLGTCAVMYATGFSINVLTMFAMVLAIGILVDDAIVVVENVERIMAEEGLSPKAATQKAMRQITGAILGITLVLSCVFIPMAFFPGSTGIIYRQFSLTMVVSILFSAFLALSLTPALCATFLKPIPKGHHEKRGIGGWFNRKFDSLTNGYTKTATGTAKRAGRMMVIYLALVAGLGYLFINLPSAFVPNEDQGFLIVDIQGPPEASANRTLASIKQIETIFKADPAVKDIVAIQGFSFSGNGANAALAFVTLKDWSERGAGNSAQDIANRANMKLFGLKDATTFALSPPPIEGFGTSGGFSFRLQDRNGIGQAALSAAAAELMQKASQSPILTGMRIEGLPDAAQVLLVIDREKANTFGVTFADINNTITANLGSSYINDFPNAGRMQRVIVQAQDRDRLQVEDLLKLNVRNSSGGMVPLSSFAIAQWQKGSPQVVGYNGYPTIRIAGAPAPGNSTGAAITEMERLASELPAGIGYEWTGQALEEIKSGSQAPFLFGLSILFVFLLLAGLYESWSIPLAVMLVVPLGIIGSVLAVIVRDMPNDIYFKVGLIAIIGLSAKNAILIVEFAKDYYAEGKSLLDSAVQAARVRFRPIIMTSLAFTLGVVPLAIATGPSAASQNAIGTGVLGGMISATILAVFFVPAFFVFVLTLMRTKRPVTEHEEHREAPPPASEAHSS from the coding sequence ATGGCACAGCTATTCATAAGACGGCCGATCCTTGCCTGGGTCTTCGCGCTGTTCATCTCGATTGCCGGCATCATCGCCATCCCCTTCCTGCCGATCGCGCAGTATCCGAAGGTGGCGCCGCCGCAATTGACGATCTCCACCAGCTATCCGGGCGCCTCGCCGCAGGAAATCTATCAGGGCGTGACCCGCCTCATCGAAGACGAGTTGAACGGCGTCGAAGGCCTGATGTATTTCGAATCCACCTCGGATACGGCAGGTCAGGTCTCGATCAACGCCACCTTCCAGGCCGGCACCAACATCAACCAGGCGTCGGTGGATGTGCAAAACGCCATCCGCCGCGTGGAAGCGCGTCTTCCCTCTGCCGTCGCCTCGCAGGGCGTGACCGTCGAAGAAGCCTCCTCCGGCTTCCTGATGTTCATTACGCTGACCTCCACCGACGGAACGATGGACGAGGTGGCGCTGGGTGACTATCTCAACCGCAACGTCCTTGGCGAATTACGCCGCATCGAAGGTGTTGGCCGCGCCCAGCTCTTCTCTGCCCAGCGCGCCATGCGTGTCTGGATCGATGCCGACAAGCTCGTCGGCCTCAATCTGACAGCTGCCGATATCAACAGCGCCATTACCTCCCAGAATGCGCAGGTGGCTGCCGGTCAGATCGGTGCAGCGCCCAATCCCGTCTCGCAGGATTTGACTGCCACTGTTCTGGTCAAAGGCCAGCTCACTGATACAAAAGAGTTCGGCAACATCGTTTTGCGCGCCAATTCAGACGGCAGCTCAGTTCGCCTCAAGGACGTGGCCCGCATCGAACTCGGTGCTGAGACCTACAACTTCTCGAGCCGCCTGAACGGCCAGCCGAGTGCTGCCGTCGGTATCCAGCTTTCCTCCACCGGCAACGCGGTCGCCACCTCGAAAGCGGTGACGGCAAAGCTTGAGGAATTGTCGCGCTTCTTCCCATCGGGCGTCGCCTACAGCGTTCCCTACGATACGAGCCCCTTCGTCTCCGCCTCGATCGAGAAGGTGATGCACACGCTGGTGGAAGCCATCATCCTCGTCTTCGTGGTGATGTTCGTCTTCCTGCAGAATTTCCGCTACACGGTCATTCCGACGCTCGTCGTACCGGTGGCGCTGCTCGGCACCTGCGCCGTCATGTATGCGACAGGCTTCTCCATCAACGTGCTGACGATGTTTGCCATGGTGCTTGCCATCGGCATTCTGGTCGACGACGCCATCGTTGTGGTTGAGAACGTCGAGCGCATCATGGCCGAAGAAGGTCTTTCTCCCAAGGCCGCCACGCAAAAGGCAATGCGGCAAATCACCGGCGCCATCCTCGGCATTACGCTGGTTCTCTCCTGCGTGTTCATTCCGATGGCCTTCTTCCCCGGATCGACAGGCATCATCTACCGCCAGTTCAGCTTGACCATGGTGGTGTCGATCCTGTTCTCGGCCTTCCTGGCGCTGTCGTTGACGCCAGCGCTGTGCGCGACTTTCTTGAAGCCGATCCCCAAGGGTCATCATGAGAAGCGTGGCATCGGGGGCTGGTTCAACCGCAAGTTCGACAGCCTGACAAACGGCTACACCAAAACCGCAACCGGCACCGCCAAGCGAGCAGGCCGGATGATGGTGATCTATCTGGCGCTGGTCGCGGGTCTCGGCTACCTCTTCATCAACCTGCCAAGCGCCTTCGTGCCGAATGAAGACCAGGGCTTCCTGATCGTCGATATTCAGGGTCCACCAGAGGCCAGTGCCAACCGCACGCTTGCCTCCATCAAGCAGATAGAGACGATCTTCAAGGCAGATCCTGCCGTGAAGGACATCGTCGCGATCCAGGGCTTCAGCTTCTCCGGGAACGGCGCTAATGCCGCACTTGCCTTTGTGACGCTGAAGGACTGGAGCGAACGCGGCGCCGGGAATTCCGCGCAGGATATCGCCAACCGCGCCAATATGAAGCTCTTCGGCCTGAAAGACGCCACGACATTCGCGCTTTCGCCACCGCCCATCGAAGGCTTCGGCACCTCCGGGGGCTTCTCCTTCCGTCTGCAGGATCGTAACGGCATCGGCCAGGCTGCCCTTTCCGCCGCCGCCGCAGAACTGATGCAGAAGGCGAGCCAAAGCCCGATCCTGACCGGCATGCGTATCGAAGGTCTGCCGGACGCGGCCCAGGTGCTATTGGTCATCGACCGCGAAAAGGCCAACACCTTTGGTGTGACCTTCGCGGATATCAACAACACCATCACCGCCAATCTCGGATCGTCCTATATCAACGACTTCCCGAATGCTGGCCGCATGCAGCGCGTCATCGTGCAGGCGCAGGATCGCGACCGTCTTCAGGTGGAGGACCTGCTGAAGCTCAATGTCCGCAACTCCAGCGGCGGCATGGTACCTTTGAGCTCCTTCGCCATTGCGCAGTGGCAGAAGGGGTCGCCGCAGGTGGTTGGCTATAACGGCTATCCCACGATCCGTATCGCCGGCGCTCCTGCTCCCGGAAACTCCACGGGCGCGGCGATCACCGAGATGGAGCGTCTCGCATCTGAGCTCCCTGCCGGTATCGGTTATGAATGGACCGGACAGGCGCTTGAGGAAATCAAGTCCGGCTCTCAGGCACCGTTCCTTTTCGGTCTCAGCATTCTCTTCGTCTTCCTGCTTCTCGCAGGTCTTTACGAAAGCTGGTCCATCCCGCTTGCAGTCATGCTCGTCGTGCCGCTGGGCATCATCGGCTCGGTGCTGGCCGTCATTGTCCGGGACATGCCGAACGACATCTACTTCAAGGTGGGGTTGATCGCAATTATCGGCCTCTCGGCCAAGAACGCGATCCTGATCGTCGAATTCGCCAAGGATTATTATGCCGAAGGCAAATCCTTGCTGGATTCGGCGGTGCAAGCCGCACGCGTTCGCTTCCGCCCGATCATCATGACCTCGCTTGCCTTTACGCTCGGTGTCGTCCCATTGGCGATTGCAACCGGCCCCAGCGCGGCAAGCCAGAACGCCATCGGTACCGGCGTTCTCGGCGGCATGATCTCGGCCACCATCCTGGCCGTCTTCTTCGTGCCCGCCTTCTTCGTCTTCGTCCTGACATTGATGCGCACCAAGCGGCCGGTCACGGAGCATGAGGAACACCGGGAGGCACCGCCACCGGCGTCCGAAGCTCATTCGTCCTGA
- a CDS encoding DUF2125 domain-containing protein, with protein MATSSQSRTGRKFLFLGLGIVLVIAIYTAGWFYAAKRLEETVIKAIAPGGTSSVQGECTDMAFRGYPFRIGLFCSKVNVEDTKTGVTTSFGALRSAAQVYAPGHIVWELDSPAEIRTSHGLTVSAQWADLQSSLVTKLKGIDRTSLVIDGLKAQAVSSVTNQTIDFDAAKTEVHLRQNGADLDGAVTLNDAATVVQGWPQILPRLNAIADVTLAGKAGMIDGSDTTGLYGASGELRRVMLDIGDGRIMRISGPFAFDDQGYLSGKFKLEIEKLGDWADNAKQAFPQLQSTIDTARKLLGALAGGGDRTSVDLVVDRGRATVSGFIPLGKIPPI; from the coding sequence ATGGCAACGTCAAGCCAATCCCGTACAGGCAGAAAATTCCTTTTTCTCGGGCTCGGCATCGTGCTTGTCATCGCCATCTATACGGCGGGCTGGTTTTACGCCGCCAAGCGACTGGAAGAAACGGTGATCAAGGCCATTGCGCCGGGCGGCACGTCCAGTGTGCAGGGCGAATGCACTGATATGGCGTTTCGCGGCTACCCCTTCCGCATCGGTCTCTTCTGCTCCAAGGTGAATGTCGAAGACACCAAAACCGGCGTGACGACATCCTTCGGCGCCCTGCGCTCGGCAGCACAGGTTTACGCTCCCGGTCATATCGTCTGGGAGCTGGATTCTCCGGCTGAGATTCGCACCTCTCATGGGCTGACCGTCTCGGCGCAATGGGCCGATCTTCAGTCCAGCCTTGTCACCAAGCTTAAAGGTATCGACCGAACGTCGCTCGTCATCGACGGGCTGAAGGCGCAAGCCGTCTCCTCCGTCACCAACCAGACCATCGATTTCGACGCCGCCAAGACAGAGGTCCATCTGCGTCAGAATGGTGCCGATCTCGACGGCGCGGTAACACTCAACGATGCCGCGACAGTCGTTCAGGGCTGGCCACAGATTCTGCCGCGCCTCAACGCCATCGCCGACGTGACGCTGGCGGGTAAGGCCGGCATGATCGACGGCAGCGATACGACAGGGCTTTACGGTGCAAGCGGCGAATTGCGCCGGGTGATGCTCGATATTGGCGATGGTCGCATCATGCGCATCAGCGGCCCGTTTGCTTTCGACGATCAGGGCTATCTGTCGGGCAAGTTCAAGCTGGAGATCGAAAAGCTGGGCGATTGGGCGGATAATGCCAAGCAGGCCTTCCCGCAGCTTCAATCCACCATCGACACCGCCCGCAAGCTTCTCGGTGCGCTCGCAGGCGGCGGCGACCGCACATCCGTCGATCTCGTGGTCGACCGCGGCCGCGCCACCGTCAGCGGCTTCATACCCCTCGGCAAAATTCCGCCGATCTGA
- a CDS encoding efflux RND transporter periplasmic adaptor subunit, with amino-acid sequence MLSGPSLHAQEGGMQMPPPAVGVLELKTRAVPVVNELPGRVAATRVAEVRARVSGILLERVFQQGTLVQKDDVLYRIDPKLFKVRVESAQAALQRAQATQANARQQLERQKTLRERNVATGIEYDTAAVNLAQADADVALQQAALDEAKINLDYTEVRAPITGIIGAALVTEGALVTADGAQNLALIQQIDPIYADFTQSAQDMLALKRAVEEGKLASPAPDQASVRLVFDDGTVYADAGRLLFASASVDATTGQVTLRAEFPNAKRNLLPGMYVRVRIEQAVRQDAITIPQRAVLRNAEGKPMVYIAKDDGTAEARPIELGQALDTEWVVEKGLSAGEKIIVDGAQKVQPGGKIAAEPWQPQQPADAAAQAPKQ; translated from the coding sequence ATGCTGTCGGGACCATCGCTGCACGCGCAGGAAGGTGGCATGCAGATGCCCCCGCCTGCCGTCGGTGTTCTTGAATTGAAGACACGTGCCGTTCCCGTCGTCAACGAGCTGCCAGGCCGCGTCGCTGCCACGCGCGTGGCGGAAGTGCGCGCCCGCGTTTCCGGCATTCTTCTGGAGCGGGTCTTCCAGCAAGGCACGCTGGTGCAGAAGGACGACGTTCTCTACCGCATCGATCCAAAACTCTTCAAGGTGCGGGTGGAAAGCGCGCAGGCCGCGCTGCAGCGCGCCCAGGCAACGCAGGCCAATGCCCGCCAGCAGCTTGAACGCCAGAAGACGCTGCGCGAACGCAACGTCGCGACCGGTATCGAATACGACACAGCCGCCGTGAACCTTGCGCAGGCAGACGCCGATGTGGCGCTTCAGCAGGCGGCACTTGATGAAGCCAAGATCAACCTCGACTACACGGAAGTCCGCGCGCCCATCACCGGCATTATCGGTGCGGCCCTCGTAACCGAAGGCGCACTGGTCACGGCTGATGGAGCGCAAAACCTCGCGCTGATCCAGCAGATCGACCCCATCTATGCGGACTTCACCCAATCGGCGCAGGACATGCTGGCGCTGAAACGTGCCGTCGAGGAGGGTAAGCTTGCAAGCCCCGCACCGGATCAGGCAAGCGTGCGTCTCGTCTTCGATGACGGCACGGTCTATGCCGATGCCGGTCGCCTGCTCTTTGCCAGCGCCAGCGTCGATGCCACCACCGGTCAGGTGACGCTGCGTGCGGAATTCCCCAATGCCAAACGCAACCTGTTGCCCGGCATGTATGTGCGGGTGCGCATCGAACAGGCCGTGCGTCAGGACGCCATCACCATTCCCCAGCGCGCCGTTCTCCGCAACGCCGAGGGCAAGCCGATGGTCTATATCGCCAAGGATGACGGCACCGCCGAAGCCCGACCGATCGAACTCGGACAGGCTCTCGATACCGAATGGGTTGTCGAGAAGGGTCTGTCGGCTGGTGAGAAGATCATCGTCGACGGCGCACAGAAAGTTCAGCCCGGCGGCAAGATCGCTGCGGAACCCTGGCAGCCGCAACAGCCTGCCGATGCAGCCGCGCAAGCGCCGAAGCAATAA
- a CDS encoding amino acid ABC transporter permease, which produces MPHWLQLMMDSLPTLLWAGVKFTIPLTLLSFVFGLALGLATAVARLFGPAPIALLARFYVWVIRGTPLLVQLFVIFYGLPSIGILLDAFPAALIGFTLNVGAYTSEIIRAAISSVPKGQWEAAFSTGMSWRQAMQRTILPQAGRVAVPPLSNTFISLVKDTSLAAAITVPELFQSAQRIVATTYEPLILYIEAALIYLALSSVLSTLQARLEARFARYGGMMESNR; this is translated from the coding sequence GTGCCGCACTGGCTGCAATTGATGATGGACTCACTTCCCACGCTCCTGTGGGCGGGGGTGAAGTTCACGATACCGCTGACCCTGCTCTCCTTCGTCTTCGGCCTGGCGCTCGGGCTAGCGACGGCGGTCGCGCGGCTATTTGGGCCAGCTCCGATTGCTCTCCTTGCCCGCTTCTATGTCTGGGTGATCCGAGGAACACCGCTTCTGGTCCAACTCTTCGTCATCTTCTACGGACTGCCGAGCATCGGTATTCTTCTCGATGCATTTCCCGCGGCACTCATCGGCTTCACGCTGAATGTCGGCGCCTACACGTCCGAGATCATTCGCGCTGCCATTTCGTCCGTCCCGAAGGGACAGTGGGAAGCCGCCTTCTCGACCGGCATGAGCTGGCGCCAGGCCATGCAGCGCACGATCTTGCCGCAGGCGGGACGCGTTGCCGTACCACCCTTGTCGAACACCTTCATCTCGCTGGTGAAAGACACCTCGCTTGCCGCCGCCATAACCGTGCCGGAACTCTTCCAATCGGCCCAACGCATCGTTGCCACGACCTATGAGCCGTTGATCCTCTACATCGAAGCGGCCCTCATCTACCTTGCCCTGAGCTCTGTTCTATCGACACTACAGGCACGACTTGAAGCGCGCTTTGCCCGTTATGGCGGCATGATGGAGAGCAACCGATGA
- a CDS encoding amino acid ABC transporter substrate-binding protein encodes MGLFKTIVTTAATTVALHAALISPSAAGENLDQIKSSGVIKIGTEGTYAPFTFHDANGKLVGFDVEIGQAVAEKLGVKPEFIEGKWDGLIAGLDSKRYDAVINQVGITEARKQKYAFSEPYIASKAVLIVSEKNTDIKGFADLKGKKSAQSLTSNFGKLSTEAGAELVGTDGFDQSIQLVLTGRADATVNDSLSFLDFKKKQPQAPVKIVAEKPDADYSGIIVRKGDDELVAAINKALADIKADGTYKKISDTYFGQDVSK; translated from the coding sequence ATGGGCTTGTTCAAGACAATCGTAACGACGGCTGCAACGACTGTTGCGCTGCACGCCGCGCTGATCTCTCCGTCTGCAGCAGGAGAAAACCTCGATCAGATCAAGTCCTCCGGTGTCATCAAGATCGGCACCGAGGGTACATACGCGCCCTTTACCTTCCATGATGCCAACGGAAAGCTTGTCGGCTTCGACGTCGAAATCGGTCAGGCTGTGGCCGAAAAGCTCGGCGTAAAACCGGAATTCATCGAAGGCAAGTGGGATGGCCTGATCGCCGGTCTCGACTCCAAGCGCTACGACGCCGTCATCAACCAGGTCGGTATCACCGAGGCACGCAAGCAGAAATACGCGTTCTCCGAGCCTTATATTGCGTCGAAAGCCGTGCTGATCGTCAGCGAAAAGAACACCGACATCAAGGGCTTTGCAGATCTGAAGGGCAAGAAGTCGGCGCAGTCGCTCACCAGCAATTTCGGCAAGCTTTCGACTGAAGCGGGCGCCGAACTGGTCGGCACCGATGGCTTCGACCAGTCGATCCAGCTGGTTCTGACAGGCCGCGCCGATGCGACCGTCAATGACAGCCTGTCCTTCCTGGACTTCAAGAAGAAGCAGCCGCAGGCACCGGTCAAGATCGTTGCCGAGAAGCCGGACGCCGACTACTCCGGCATCATCGTTCGCAAGGGTGATGATGAACTGGTTGCCGCGATCAACAAGGCGCTTGCAGACATCAAGGCTGATGGCACGTATAAGAAAATTTCCGACACCTATTTCGGTCAGGACGTTTCCAAGTAA